In one Yoonia rosea genomic region, the following are encoded:
- the mutT gene encoding 8-oxo-dGTP diphosphatase MutT: protein MKTVLVSAVALIDGDGRILLAQRPEGKSMAGLWEFPGGKVEEGETPEAALIRELQEELGIDTWASCLAPLTFASHTYENFHLLMPLFACRKWEGTPQSREGQALKWVRANQLRDYPMPAADIPLIPILRDWL, encoded by the coding sequence ATGAAGACTGTTCTGGTGTCCGCAGTCGCCCTGATTGATGGCGACGGCCGCATCCTTTTGGCACAACGCCCCGAGGGGAAATCTATGGCGGGCCTGTGGGAATTCCCGGGCGGCAAGGTGGAAGAGGGTGAAACACCAGAGGCCGCGCTGATCCGTGAACTGCAAGAGGAACTGGGCATCGACACTTGGGCGTCCTGCCTCGCACCGCTGACCTTTGCCAGTCATACTTACGAGAATTTCCACCTGCTGATGCCGCTGTTCGCCTGCCGGAAATGGGAGGGCACGCCGCAATCGCGCGAGGGGCAGGCACTCAAATGGGTGCGGGCAAACCAGCTGCGGGATTACCCGATGCCTGCGGCTGATATACCCCTGATCCCGATCTTGCGGGATTGGCTTTAG
- a CDS encoding RNA-binding protein, with protein sequence MARGGHNKERDDVERKCIVTGEVQPKAGLIRFVVGPDNQVVPDVLGKLPGRGMYVTADRTTLEEAKKGQFSRSAKQAVTVPDGLVDEVERQLARRTVDLIALTRKAGRAVCGFEKVKGWLAGGERVRVLVQASDGSERGKTKLWTPEGARYFGCLTSQELGLAFGRQSVIHGALATGRLSDRVVEEATKLRGLREGNGGDTASGKDKEAK encoded by the coding sequence ATGGCGCGTGGTGGCCATAACAAAGAACGCGATGATGTTGAACGTAAGTGCATCGTCACGGGCGAGGTGCAGCCAAAGGCTGGCTTGATCCGCTTTGTTGTGGGCCCTGACAATCAGGTTGTGCCTGATGTTCTGGGCAAACTGCCGGGCCGTGGCATGTACGTGACAGCTGACCGGACAACGCTTGAAGAGGCGAAGAAAGGTCAGTTTTCACGCTCTGCCAAGCAGGCGGTCACTGTGCCCGACGGACTGGTGGACGAAGTTGAACGCCAACTTGCCCGCCGCACCGTTGATCTGATCGCACTGACCCGCAAAGCGGGCCGTGCGGTTTGCGGATTTGAAAAGGTAAAGGGTTGGCTCGCCGGTGGTGAGCGGGTCCGTGTTCTGGTTCAGGCCTCTGACGGGTCGGAACGGGGCAAAACGAAACTATGGACGCCCGAGGGTGCCCGATACTTTGGCTGCCTGACCTCTCAGGAATTGGGTTTGGCATTTGGGCGGCAAAGTGTGATACATGGCGCGCTTGCGACTGGCAGACTCAGCGATCGTGTTGTAGAGGAAGCCACAAAGCTACGCGGATTACGCGAAGGGAACGGGGGCGATACGGCCTCCGGGAAGGATAAAGAAGCTAAATGA
- the nusA gene encoding transcription termination factor NusA, with product MAYTSANQLELLQTAEAVAREKNIEPGLVVEAMEESLARAAKSRYGAEMDIRVSIDRKTGKATFTRVRTVVEDDELENYQAEFTVEQAKEYMDNPEVGQQFIEEVPPVELGRIAAQSAKQVILQKVREAERDKQYEEFKDRAGTIINALVKREEYGNVIVDVGSGEAVLRRNEKIGREAYRPNDRIRCYIKEVRREQRGPQIFLSRTAPEFMAELFKMEVPEIYEGIIEIKAVARDPGSRAKIAVISYDGSIDPVGACVGMRGSRVQAVVNELQGEKIDIIPWNEDMPTFLVNALQPAEVSKVVLDEEAGKIEVVVPEEQLSLAIGRRGQNVRLASQLTGLDIDIMTEEEESKRRQAEFELRTKLFMDTLDLDEFFAQLLVSEGFTNLEEVAYVELDELLVIEGVDDDTAAELQARARDYLEAEAKKAMEAARALGVEDSLVNFEGLTPAMLEALGKDGVKTLEDFATCADWELAGGWTTVNGERVKDEGVLEPFDISLEEAQDMVMTARVMLGWVDPDDLVSDSEEELIAEEEA from the coding sequence ATGGCATACACATCCGCCAACCAGTTGGAGTTGTTGCAAACAGCAGAGGCCGTGGCCCGCGAAAAGAACATCGAGCCCGGGCTTGTTGTGGAAGCGATGGAAGAATCGCTCGCCCGTGCGGCCAAGTCGCGCTATGGCGCGGAAATGGACATTCGCGTGTCCATCGACCGCAAAACCGGCAAGGCGACCTTCACCCGCGTGCGGACTGTGGTCGAGGATGATGAGCTTGAGAACTATCAGGCTGAATTCACTGTCGAGCAGGCCAAAGAATACATGGATAACCCTGAAGTCGGCCAGCAGTTCATCGAAGAAGTGCCACCTGTGGAATTGGGCCGCATTGCTGCACAGTCTGCCAAGCAGGTGATCCTGCAGAAAGTCCGCGAAGCCGAGCGTGACAAGCAATACGAAGAGTTCAAGGATCGCGCCGGCACGATCATCAACGCGCTGGTCAAGCGTGAAGAGTACGGCAACGTGATCGTTGACGTGGGTTCCGGTGAGGCCGTGCTGCGCCGCAATGAAAAGATCGGCCGCGAGGCATACCGTCCCAATGACCGTATCCGCTGTTACATCAAGGAAGTGCGCCGCGAACAGCGTGGCCCACAAATCTTCCTGTCGCGCACCGCGCCAGAGTTCATGGCAGAACTGTTCAAGATGGAAGTGCCCGAGATTTATGAAGGCATCATCGAGATCAAGGCTGTGGCCCGTGACCCCGGTTCGCGCGCGAAGATCGCTGTCATTTCCTATGACGGGTCCATTGACCCTGTCGGTGCCTGCGTTGGTATGCGCGGGTCCCGCGTGCAGGCCGTTGTGAACGAACTGCAGGGCGAAAAGATCGACATCATTCCATGGAATGAAGATATGCCGACCTTCCTTGTGAACGCGTTGCAGCCTGCCGAGGTATCTAAGGTGGTTCTGGACGAAGAGGCCGGCAAGATTGAAGTTGTTGTGCCTGAAGAGCAGCTTTCTCTTGCCATCGGTCGCCGCGGCCAGAACGTGCGCCTTGCGTCGCAACTGACCGGTCTGGATATCGACATCATGACCGAGGAAGAAGAGAGCAAGCGTCGTCAGGCCGAATTCGAGCTGCGCACGAAATTGTTCATGGATACCCTTGATCTGGACGAGTTCTTTGCCCAACTCTTGGTATCTGAAGGGTTCACGAACCTTGAAGAGGTCGCCTACGTTGAGCTGGATGAACTGCTGGTGATCGAAGGCGTCGATGACGATACTGCTGCCGAATTGCAGGCGCGTGCGCGCGACTATCTGGAAGCGGAAGCCAAAAAAGCCATGGAAGCGGCCCGCGCGTTGGGTGTCGAAGACAGCCTTGTCAATTTCGAAGGGCTGACACCTGCCATGCTTGAGGCGCTGGGCAAAGACGGTGTGAAAACACTCGAAGACTTTGCAACCTGTGCTGACTGGGAACTGGCCGGTGGCTGGACGACGGTCAACGGCGAACGCGTAAAAGACGAGGGCGTGCTAGAGCCGTTCGACATATCGCTGGAAGAAGCGCAAGACATGGTGATGACCGCCCGCGTGATGCTGGGTTGGGTTGACCCTGATGATCTTGTTTCGGACAGCGAAGAAGAGCTGATCGCGGAGGAGGAGGCCTGA
- a CDS encoding ABC transporter ATP-binding protein produces MSEEPLVKMRDVWLEGRSDETWNPIINGVDLTLARGEVLGLIGESGAGKSTLGLAAMGYTRDGVRISKGSVEFDGIDLLKASASVKRELLGKRIAYVAQSAAASFNPAHKLMDQHVEGPVQHGVMSRAESATDGIELYRKLRLPDPEQIGFRYPHQVSGGQLQRCMTAMAMSCRPDLIIFDEPTTALDVTTQIEVLASIRDIVEQFNTAAIYITHDLAVVAQMADRIKVLLKGDEVETADTRTMLSAPTQDYTKSLWAVRSFERPQKPAIQTGSVPVVSVQNVDASYGTVPVLHDVSFDLHEGRTVAVVGESGSGKSTTARCITGLLPPKAGQVLLHGEVLPADYRKRSKDQLQQVQMIYQMADTALNPRMSIGQIIARPVEFYLGLKGKEKRKKVDRLLEQIELEPSQYYHRLPSELSGGQKQRIGIARALAAEPKFIICDEVTSALDQLVAEGILRLLARLQDELSLTYMFITHDLATVRAISDEVVVMKDGRVVEQGPKKEMFKPPHHAYTDLLLSSVPEMDPDWLTNLLAERGVDNIGDAAVDKM; encoded by the coding sequence GAGACGTGGAACCCTATTATCAACGGTGTCGATCTGACGCTGGCGCGTGGCGAGGTGCTGGGGCTGATCGGTGAATCCGGTGCCGGTAAATCGACCCTTGGTCTGGCGGCGATGGGCTATACCCGCGACGGTGTGCGCATCTCTAAAGGGTCCGTTGAATTTGACGGGATTGACCTGCTGAAAGCCTCGGCCTCCGTCAAACGTGAATTGCTGGGCAAGCGTATTGCTTATGTCGCGCAGTCCGCCGCAGCGAGCTTCAATCCTGCCCACAAACTGATGGATCAGCATGTCGAAGGCCCCGTGCAGCATGGCGTGATGAGCCGCGCTGAAAGTGCAACAGACGGGATCGAGCTTTATCGTAAATTGCGCCTGCCGGACCCCGAACAGATCGGGTTTCGTTATCCGCACCAGGTCTCGGGCGGTCAGTTGCAGCGCTGCATGACGGCGATGGCCATGTCCTGCCGCCCTGATCTGATTATCTTTGACGAACCGACAACGGCGCTGGATGTGACGACACAGATCGAAGTGCTGGCCTCGATCCGTGATATTGTGGAACAGTTCAACACCGCCGCGATCTATATCACACATGACCTTGCTGTTGTGGCGCAAATGGCCGACCGGATCAAAGTGCTGCTGAAAGGTGATGAGGTCGAAACCGCCGACACCCGCACCATGCTTTCTGCACCGACGCAGGACTACACAAAATCGCTCTGGGCGGTGCGCAGTTTTGAACGCCCGCAGAAACCGGCAATCCAGACGGGCTCTGTCCCAGTCGTGAGCGTCCAGAATGTTGATGCATCTTATGGCACGGTTCCGGTGCTGCATGACGTCAGTTTTGATCTGCATGAAGGCCGCACCGTCGCAGTTGTTGGTGAAAGCGGATCGGGAAAATCGACGACGGCGCGCTGCATCACAGGCCTTTTGCCGCCCAAAGCAGGGCAGGTCTTGCTGCACGGCGAAGTATTGCCTGCGGACTATCGCAAGCGAAGCAAGGACCAGCTGCAGCAGGTGCAGATGATTTACCAGATGGCGGACACGGCACTGAACCCGCGCATGTCCATCGGCCAGATTATTGCGCGCCCGGTCGAGTTTTATCTCGGCTTGAAGGGCAAGGAAAAACGCAAAAAGGTAGATCGGCTTCTTGAACAGATCGAGCTTGAGCCCTCACAGTATTATCACCGCCTTCCGTCCGAACTCTCTGGCGGGCAAAAGCAGCGGATCGGGATCGCCCGCGCGCTTGCGGCAGAACCCAAATTCATCATCTGCGATGAGGTAACCTCCGCGTTGGACCAACTGGTTGCTGAGGGTATTCTGCGACTATTGGCACGGTTGCAGGATGAACTTTCGCTGACGTACATGTTTATTACACATGATCTCGCGACAGTGCGGGCGATTTCCGATGAAGTGGTCGTCATGAAGGACGGACGTGTGGTAGAACAGGGACCAAAGAAGGAAATGTTCAAGCCGCCACATCACGCCTACACCGATCTGTTATTGTCCTCGGTTCCTGAAATGGACCCGGACTGGCTCACTAATCTGCTAGCTGAACGTGGGGTTGATAACATCGGCGATGCAGCTGTTGATAAGATGTAA
- the rimP gene encoding ribosome maturation factor RimP, whose amino-acid sequence MNDLIAKAAIDRRIAEIITPVVEDMGFEVVRVRLMTGKESILQIMVQRPDGQIEVDECAQISTAISAVLDVEDPILDVYTLEVSSPGIDRPLTRMKDFDQWEGFEAKVETDELIDGRRRFKGQLAGTEGDEILITIAEGTIGLKFEWLSDAKLVLTDELIRDVLRGRKDAGQIDETQFDEIETIIDGEENT is encoded by the coding sequence ATGAACGATCTGATCGCCAAAGCGGCCATTGACCGCCGCATCGCTGAAATCATCACCCCAGTTGTCGAGGACATGGGGTTCGAAGTCGTGCGCGTGCGTTTGATGACCGGCAAGGAAAGCATCCTGCAGATCATGGTGCAGCGCCCCGATGGCCAGATCGAAGTCGATGAATGTGCCCAGATTTCCACAGCTATCAGTGCAGTGCTGGATGTCGAAGACCCGATTCTGGATGTTTACACGCTTGAGGTTTCAAGCCCCGGGATCGACCGTCCGCTGACGCGGATGAAGGATTTCGATCAGTGGGAAGGCTTTGAAGCCAAAGTTGAAACCGATGAACTGATCGATGGCCGCCGCCGTTTCAAAGGGCAATTGGCGGGCACCGAAGGTGACGAGATTCTGATCACGATTGCCGAGGGCACGATCGGACTGAAATTTGAATGGCTGTCAGACGCCAAACTGGTTCTGACAGATGAGTTGATCCGCGATGTTTTGCGCGGTCGCAAAGACGCGGGTCAGATCGACGAGACCCAATTTGATGAAATCGAAACCATCATTGATGGCGAGGAGAACACTTAA
- the infB gene encoding translation initiation factor IF-2 yields MSDNDGKKTLGLGGSRPSNVKQSFSHGRTKNVVVETKRKRVVVPKPGAAKPTTTGGPVGGDPKKRPAGISDVELERRMNALKMAKAREAEEAAAREADEKERAAEREARRAEMEAKEAEDREREERARAKAEEEERKAAAAAKAKAIADAPPAAAAVPGETEISRPSAAPRKSDRGNDARDKETKPKPNRGGEDNRRSGKLTLNDAMAGREGGRQRSMAAMKRKQDRARAKAMGGSVEREKVFREVALPEAITVSELANRMTERVADVVKALMTNGIMATQNQTIDADTAELIIEEFGHTVVRVSDADVEDVIQAVEDKPEDLKPRPPIITIMGHVDHGKTSLLDAIRNAKVVAGEAGGITQHIGAYQVTTESGAVLSFLDTPGHAAFTSMRSRGAQVTDIVVLVVAADDAVMPQTVEAINHAKAAKVPMIVAINKIDKPEANPDKVRTDLLQHEVIVEKMSGDVQDVEVSAITGKGLDDLLEAIALQAEILELKANPDRAAEGAVIEAQLDVGRGPVATVLVQNGTLRQGDIFVVGEQYGKVRALINDKGERVKEAGPAVPVEVLGLNGTPEAGDVLNVVDTDAQAREIAEYREKAAKEKRAAAGAATTLEQLMANAKADENVSELPIVVKADVQGSAEAIVQAMEKIGNDEVRVRVLHSGVGAITETDIGLAEASGAPVFGFNVRANATARNTANQKGVEIRYYSVIYDLVDDVKAAASGLLSAEIREKFIGYANIKEVFKVSNVGKVAGCLVTEGVARRSAGVRLLRDNVVIHEGTLKTLKRFKDEVAEVQSGQECGMAFENYDDIRPNDVIEIFEREEVERNL; encoded by the coding sequence ATGAGCGATAACGACGGTAAAAAGACACTCGGCCTTGGTGGTTCACGTCCCAGCAACGTGAAGCAAAGTTTTAGCCATGGGCGGACCAAAAACGTCGTGGTGGAAACCAAACGCAAACGCGTTGTGGTGCCGAAGCCCGGTGCAGCCAAGCCTACCACAACCGGTGGCCCTGTTGGTGGTGATCCAAAGAAGCGCCCCGCAGGCATTTCTGATGTTGAACTTGAGCGCCGGATGAACGCGCTGAAGATGGCGAAAGCCCGCGAGGCCGAAGAGGCCGCCGCGCGCGAAGCCGACGAAAAGGAACGCGCTGCCGAGCGTGAAGCGCGCCGCGCCGAGATGGAAGCCAAAGAGGCCGAGGATCGCGAACGCGAAGAGCGCGCGAGAGCAAAAGCCGAGGAAGAAGAGCGCAAGGCCGCTGCCGCTGCGAAAGCCAAGGCGATCGCAGATGCGCCGCCTGCAGCCGCCGCTGTTCCCGGCGAAACCGAGATTTCCCGCCCCTCTGCCGCGCCGCGTAAATCGGATCGTGGAAACGATGCGCGTGATAAAGAAACCAAGCCGAAACCAAACCGTGGTGGTGAAGACAACCGCCGTTCCGGCAAGCTGACGCTGAATGATGCGATGGCCGGCCGCGAAGGTGGGCGTCAGCGCTCAATGGCTGCGATGAAGCGCAAGCAGGACCGCGCCCGTGCGAAAGCGATGGGTGGATCTGTCGAGCGTGAAAAGGTCTTCCGCGAAGTGGCGCTGCCCGAGGCGATCACGGTGTCGGAACTGGCCAACCGGATGACCGAGCGTGTTGCCGACGTTGTGAAAGCGCTGATGACCAACGGTATCATGGCGACGCAGAACCAGACGATTGACGCGGATACCGCCGAATTGATTATCGAAGAATTCGGCCACACAGTTGTGCGCGTGTCCGACGCGGATGTCGAAGATGTCATTCAGGCCGTGGAAGATAAGCCCGAAGACCTTAAACCGCGTCCGCCGATCATTACGATCATGGGCCACGTTGACCACGGCAAGACGTCGCTGCTTGATGCGATCCGCAATGCAAAGGTTGTGGCCGGCGAAGCAGGCGGGATCACACAGCACATCGGTGCCTATCAGGTCACGACCGAAAGTGGTGCAGTGCTGTCGTTCCTTGACACACCCGGCCACGCCGCCTTTACCTCGATGCGCTCTCGCGGCGCACAGGTGACGGATATCGTTGTGCTTGTAGTGGCGGCCGATGATGCTGTCATGCCGCAAACGGTTGAGGCGATTAACCACGCGAAAGCGGCGAAAGTGCCGATGATCGTGGCGATCAACAAAATCGACAAGCCCGAGGCAAACCCTGACAAAGTGCGGACGGATCTGTTGCAGCATGAAGTGATCGTCGAAAAGATGTCCGGCGATGTGCAGGACGTTGAAGTGTCGGCCATCACAGGCAAAGGTCTTGATGATCTGCTCGAAGCGATTGCCCTGCAGGCAGAGATTCTTGAACTTAAAGCCAACCCTGATCGCGCTGCCGAAGGTGCCGTGATCGAGGCGCAGCTTGATGTGGGCCGCGGCCCTGTTGCAACCGTTCTTGTGCAGAACGGGACATTGCGCCAAGGCGATATCTTTGTTGTGGGCGAGCAGTACGGCAAGGTCCGTGCGCTGATCAACGACAAAGGCGAACGCGTGAAAGAAGCAGGCCCTGCCGTACCGGTCGAGGTGCTCGGCCTGAACGGTACGCCAGAAGCAGGCGACGTGTTGAACGTTGTTGATACCGATGCCCAGGCACGTGAAATCGCCGAGTATCGTGAAAAGGCTGCGAAAGAGAAACGCGCTGCTGCCGGTGCTGCGACAACGCTTGAACAGCTGATGGCGAACGCCAAGGCCGATGAAAACGTCAGCGAACTGCCGATTGTGGTAAAAGCAGACGTGCAAGGCTCGGCCGAAGCGATTGTGCAAGCGATGGAAAAGATCGGCAACGATGAGGTCCGCGTGCGCGTCCTGCACTCTGGTGTTGGTGCGATTACTGAAACCGATATCGGTTTGGCTGAAGCATCCGGTGCGCCTGTCTTTGGCTTTAACGTCCGTGCGAATGCGACCGCACGGAACACAGCCAACCAAAAAGGTGTCGAGATCCGCTACTATTCGGTCATCTACGATCTTGTGGATGATGTGAAAGCGGCGGCCTCTGGTCTGTTGTCTGCGGAAATTCGCGAAAAGTTCATCGGCTATGCCAACATCAAAGAGGTCTTCAAGGTCTCGAATGTGGGTAAGGTTGCCGGTTGTCTTGTGACAGAAGGTGTCGCGCGTCGTTCTGCGGGCGTCCGTCTGCTGCGCGACAACGTGGTTATTCACGAAGGCACGCTGAAGACGCTCAAGCGCTTCAAGGACGAGGTTGCCGAGGTGCAATCCGGTCAGGAATGCGGCATGGCGTTCGAGAACTATGATGATATCCGCCCGAATGACGTGATCGAGATTTTCGAGCGCGAAGAGGTCGAACGGAACCTGTAA
- a CDS encoding ABC transporter substrate-binding protein translates to MQGISRRGLLKTGVAAGVLGLSGMPLRAQTRGGKLTAGLSGANTSDSWDGRTHSDLFMIASAQGAVFDSLTEVGADGLLKGELAESWEASADAKVWTFNLRQGVTFHNGKSFGADDVIESLQMHVAEGAKSAAEPIVSAITEMTKVTDYQVQLTLAAGNADLPYLLSDYHLLMYPAGQIEEAIAQGIGTGLYQVQSFDPGVRMVATRYADHYKGDSAGFFDEIEYIAINDNTARTNALLTGQVDAINRIDFQTEALLRANPALRIQELTGNQHYIFPMLTKVAPFDDVNVRRALKYGINRQEMVDKILLGHGQIGNDSPIGPANQYYNPDMEQLAYDPDKAKFYLREAGLDSIDLDLSASNAAFEGAVDAALLYKNSAGEAGININVIQEPADGYWSNVWLKKPWCASYWSGRATEDWMFSTAYEAGAPWNDSQWDEPRFQELLLSARAELDSDKRREQYYEMQQILRDDGGVILPMFANYVQALNNRIATPETVGNLWQMDNARMAERWSLA, encoded by the coding sequence ATGCAAGGAATTAGTAGACGCGGCCTGTTAAAGACAGGTGTAGCAGCAGGTGTGTTGGGCCTGTCAGGAATGCCGCTGCGTGCGCAAACTCGCGGTGGTAAACTGACCGCCGGTCTTTCAGGTGCAAACACATCTGATAGTTGGGACGGACGTACCCACTCTGACCTCTTCATGATCGCTTCGGCGCAGGGCGCTGTTTTTGACAGCCTCACAGAAGTTGGCGCTGATGGCTTGCTCAAGGGCGAATTGGCCGAAAGCTGGGAAGCATCTGCTGATGCAAAGGTCTGGACATTCAACCTGCGTCAGGGCGTGACCTTCCACAACGGCAAATCCTTTGGCGCGGATGACGTGATCGAATCGCTGCAAATGCACGTTGCTGAAGGCGCGAAATCTGCGGCAGAGCCCATCGTTTCAGCCATCACCGAAATGACCAAGGTCACTGATTATCAGGTCCAGCTGACGCTGGCAGCAGGCAACGCTGATCTGCCCTATCTGCTGTCGGATTATCACCTGCTGATGTATCCAGCAGGCCAGATTGAAGAGGCGATTGCGCAGGGTATCGGTACGGGCCTTTATCAGGTGCAGTCCTTTGATCCCGGTGTGCGCATGGTCGCGACCCGTTATGCGGATCACTATAAAGGCGACAGCGCCGGTTTCTTTGACGAGATTGAATATATCGCAATCAATGACAACACAGCACGGACCAACGCGCTGCTGACTGGTCAGGTTGATGCGATCAACCGGATTGATTTTCAGACCGAGGCGCTGTTGCGTGCGAACCCTGCGCTGCGCATTCAGGAACTGACCGGTAACCAGCACTACATCTTCCCGATGCTGACAAAGGTTGCACCGTTTGATGACGTGAACGTGCGCCGCGCGCTGAAGTACGGCATCAACCGTCAGGAAATGGTGGACAAGATCCTGCTCGGTCACGGCCAAATCGGTAACGATTCGCCAATCGGTCCTGCAAACCAGTACTACAATCCAGATATGGAACAGCTGGCTTACGACCCTGATAAGGCTAAGTTCTACCTCCGGGAAGCTGGTCTCGACAGCATCGACCTTGATCTTTCGGCATCCAATGCGGCGTTTGAGGGTGCCGTTGATGCAGCGCTTCTTTACAAGAACTCTGCTGGCGAAGCTGGAATCAATATCAATGTGATTCAGGAACCCGCTGACGGCTATTGGTCCAATGTCTGGTTGAAGAAGCCTTGGTGCGCCAGCTACTGGTCTGGCCGCGCGACAGAGGACTGGATGTTCTCGACCGCATATGAGGCCGGTGCGCCTTGGAATGACAGCCAGTGGGATGAACCCCGCTTCCAGGAACTGCTGTTGTCCGCCCGTGCCGAGCTGGATAGCGACAAGCGCCGCGAGCAGTACTACGAAATGCAGCAGATCCTGCGTGACGATGGCGGTGTGATCCTGCCAATGTTTGCCAACTATGTGCAGGCGTTGAACAACCGCATCGCGACACCGGAAACAGTGGGCAACCTCTGGCAGATGGACAACGCCCGCATGGCCGAGCGTTGGTCGCTGGCATAA
- the argJ gene encoding bifunctional glutamate N-acetyltransferase/amino-acid acetyltransferase ArgJ, whose translation MPVSPLAPATFPELPKIDGVTFAAASAGVKYKNRTDVMLAIVAPGTAVAGVFTRSATRSAPVLDCQAKLGSDPSSIAAFLVNSGNSNAFTGSRGSASVEAVCEAVAAQTGAPIDRIFTASTGVIGEPLPHDRIIAKIAELHANQSADEIENAARAIMTTDTFAKGAAATITVNGKDVKIAGIAKGSGMIAPDMATMLVYIFTDAQFGQADLQTLVSETNAKTFNCITVDSDTSTSDSLLMAATGASGVDVTGNADFAAALHDVMQDLAHQVVRDGEGATKFVTVKVTGAKTDTDAHKVALSIANSPLVKTAIAGEDANWGRIVMAVGKSGAAADRDTLSIRFGDITVAENGWRAPDYSEEATSAYMKNAELEIGVDLGIGSGESTVWTCDLTHGYITINADYRS comes from the coding sequence ATGCCTGTCTCGCCCCTTGCCCCCGCAACTTTTCCGGAACTGCCCAAAATTGACGGGGTCACCTTTGCGGCGGCCTCGGCAGGCGTCAAATACAAGAACCGTACCGATGTAATGCTGGCGATTGTCGCGCCTGGCACTGCGGTGGCCGGGGTTTTTACGCGCTCGGCGACCCGCTCGGCACCTGTGCTGGATTGTCAGGCGAAACTGGGCAGTGACCCCAGCAGCATCGCCGCATTTCTGGTAAATTCAGGCAATTCGAACGCCTTTACTGGCAGCCGAGGCAGCGCATCGGTTGAGGCGGTGTGTGAAGCCGTGGCAGCCCAGACCGGCGCGCCGATAGACCGGATTTTCACGGCATCTACCGGTGTGATCGGTGAGCCGCTGCCACATGACCGGATCATTGCCAAGATCGCGGAATTGCACGCAAACCAAAGTGCGGATGAGATCGAGAACGCTGCCCGCGCGATCATGACCACCGATACATTTGCAAAGGGCGCCGCAGCCACGATCACGGTGAACGGCAAGGACGTGAAGATCGCAGGCATCGCCAAAGGCTCTGGCATGATCGCGCCTGATATGGCGACGATGCTGGTTTATATCTTTACCGATGCACAGTTTGGGCAGGCGGATTTGCAAACGCTTGTTTCTGAAACCAACGCGAAAACCTTTAACTGCATCACCGTCGATAGCGACACATCGACCTCGGATTCACTTTTGATGGCCGCAACTGGCGCATCAGGTGTGGATGTGACAGGAAACGCCGATTTCGCAGCGGCCTTGCACGACGTCATGCAGGACCTCGCGCATCAGGTCGTGCGTGACGGCGAAGGGGCGACCAAATTTGTGACCGTCAAAGTGACCGGCGCAAAGACTGATACCGACGCCCATAAAGTGGCGCTCTCGATCGCCAATTCACCTTTGGTGAAAACCGCGATCGCAGGCGAAGACGCCAACTGGGGGCGGATAGTGATGGCTGTTGGCAAGTCAGGCGCCGCAGCAGACCGCGACACGCTCAGCATTCGGTTTGGGGACATCACCGTCGCCGAAAACGGCTGGCGCGCGCCGGATTATTCGGAAGAGGCCACCAGCGCCTATATGAAAAACGCCGAGCTTGAGATCGGCGTTGATCTGGGGATCGGCAGTGGCGAAAGTACCGTCTGGACCTGCGATCTGACCCACGGCTACATCACAATCAACGCCGATTATCGCTCATGA